A window of Qingrenia yutianensis genomic DNA:
AATGGGGAAAGACTGTCAGTCATTTCCATTTCAACGCTCTTTTTAATAATGTCATCAAAAGTTTGTCTAATATTTTCACAATTTTCATTTCTCATTTTGACTTACCCCCGTCAAAGTAAAAGTCTTTAACCGATTTGCTGATTTTGTCATATAAGATTGTCTTGGCTTTACTCAACCTTGAATAAACGGTGTGCAACGGAATATGTAATTTTTCAGATATTTCCTTCGGCGAAAATTCCCAAAAATAATGTAGTACAATTACTTCGTAATGAACAGATTTTAATTGATGTATTACTTCCATTAATTCATTTGCTATTTCTTGTTTGATAACATTGTCAAGAGGTTGGTTTTCTAGTAAATCTTGACAGCTCTCAAATATATCTTCATCATCCAGCGTAATATTTATGTGTTCCTTGTAGGTAGTATCTTTTCTTATTGCATCAATTATGGTACTTTTAGTTACGAGCATTAACCATTTGCGAGCTGCATTCTCGTGTTGGAATTTTCCCATGCTTTTATAAAACTTTACGAACACATCTTGCATTACTTCTTCACGCTGTTGAGCATCAAAAATAGATTTGCATATCGTTATCCAGACATTATTACAATATTTATTATATATAAAATTAAAGTCCAATACTGTATTCTTTTGCTGTACATCAGTATTTGTTAGGCAAATAAGCAACATCAACACTCACAAGTTGTTTTGCAAAAAAATTATTGCTCAATATTATAATGTATCAATAAAATTCTTTGCTAAAATTATGTAATTTTTTACGAGGGTCATGCGGTTTTTAGCCATAGCAGGAATTATCCAAACAAGCTCAACTTTCATAGCGTCATTCACATGTCCCTGTGAACGTAGAATTTGTACTCAATGTTTAGAAACGCCCCACATATTAGCTATTTCGGCAACACTAAAAAATCTGTTGCATTGTTATTACTACAAATAATACACTTCTCCTCACTGTATATATTATATCCCTAACTGTGAATATTTTCAAGTAAAAAATTAAATTTGTCACAAATTCAGAGATAACCACAATTTTTGAATGTTAAACTTGCTTATAATAATGCCGTTTGATAAATCAAATTTTATTATATCACCATCAGTAATATTTAAAAAATCTCTTGTTTCATCATCTAAAACTATAATGTTTCTTTCTATTCGTAAAATTTTCTTGAATTTTGCAGAAAAATTTTTATTTAGGAAATTCTCCTGCCATTTCTCTAAAGACAAAGAATTTAAATGAAGTTCCAAACACTCACTGTCCTTATATAATAAAGCCTCCAAGGATATGGAGTCCTCTGTGTGGTTCCCAACACAATTGGGTAATACTATTTTATCATTATCCAACTGTGAAAAGAAAATATTATTTAAAGTTTTATTATGCATAATACTTTCAATTTCGCAATATATTTCGTTCATTGCGACAAAATCTCTTCTTTCAGTAGCTTCAATTAGTTCTAAAAAATATTGTCTTAAAATGGTAATTTTTCTCTTCATAGATATTTCCTTTCACACTATAAGTATAGGCTATTTTATTCATTCAACAATTTGACAAAAGGTACACATTTTGACAAAATATGTTTTTGGAGAATAATATACTAATTACTATCGAAAAATTGACTTTATGAGGGGAATATGATACAATATGCGTGGATATTTATACTATAAATATCGTTTTATGACATATGTAGGCAAAAAATAATCGCTATCAAAATGTGTACCTTTTGATAGCGATTTTTAATGTGTACTTATTCGTAATTCTCGTAATCTTCGATAAAATGTGGATATACTCATTTTGCTTTTTTTAGCCACATCATCAGCCGAGATCTTTCCTTGTTTCCACTGCTTTACAAGGAACTGAAAATTGGCGGGTGGCTTTATAACAGGTCGTCCGAACTCAACCCCACGAAGTTTAGCGGCCTTTATGCCCTCTTCCTGTCGCCTTTTTATGTTTTCACGTTCGTTTTGGGCTACAAAAGAAAGCACCTGTAAAACTATGTCCGCTATAAATGTTCCAAGTAAGTCTTTTGCAGTTCGTGTGTCTAAAAGCGGCATATCAATAACCACAATATCAACCTCCATTTCTTTTGTTAGTATTTGCCATTGTTTAAGTATTTCTTTATAATTTCGTCCCAGACGGTCTATGGACTTTACATATAATATATCTCCTTTTTCCAAAGTTTTAAGTAATTCAATGTATCGTGGCCGATTAAAGTTTTTACCTGATTGTTTATCGATATAAATGTTTCGTTTAGGGATTTTTAGCCGTTGCAGTTCAAGTAACTGCCTGTCCTCGTTTTGGTCCGTTGATGATACTCTTACATATCCAAATTTATCCATTTTAGCACCTCCAATACATATAGTTTAGGGACTCTTCGTATAAATTATCTCACAATATATAACATATCGAAAACACATTTTTTAATACATAATTTTGTAAAATTAAGATATGTGACGTATTTTTCACCTTTTAATTTTTAATAACAATTCGGTCTTGCTGCAAAACCGAAGCTACTGTTTGTTGTGATAACGACATTATTCCTGCCGCTCGAACAATGGATAACAAGAATGTTTCCGTCAGCGTCCTTTCCGGCAATGATTCCGATATGCGATAAATCACTGTAAAAGGCTAAATCTCCGGCTTGAGCGTTACTCCAAGATATTCGGCTGCACTTTGCGATTTGTCCTTGCGTTCCGTGTCCGATTTGCGAAGCATTAAATCCCGAATTGATAAAACTCCAAGTAACAAACCCCGAACAGTCAAGTCCGAAAGGTCTTTTTGTCCCGGTTGTTTTGCTACCTTCTGCCGATACTGTTTTCAGCTTACCCCATTCTGAGTCCCAGCCGATAGCGGAGGATTTACCGCCCCAAAAGTAATTTACCTTGCCTACAAGCGAGCAGGCAGCTTTTATAACTTTCTTTCGTTCTGTGGACAGAGTATCGGGCAAATTTTTCAAAATATCCTGTGCGGTTGCGTCTGATACCGCAAGCGACTGCGTTGCAGAAATCAACACCTCATCTTGT
This region includes:
- a CDS encoding RNA polymerase sigma factor; this encodes MLLICLTNTDVQQKNTVLDFNFIYNKYCNNVWITICKSIFDAQQREEVMQDVFVKFYKSMGKFQHENAARKWLMLVTKSTIIDAIRKDTTYKEHINITLDDEDIFESCQDLLENQPLDNVIKQEIANELMEVIHQLKSVHYEVIVLHYFWEFSPKEISEKLHIPLHTVYSRLSKAKTILYDKISKSVKDFYFDGGKSK
- a CDS encoding recombinase family protein, which translates into the protein MDKFGYVRVSSTDQNEDRQLLELQRLKIPKRNIYIDKQSGKNFNRPRYIELLKTLEKGDILYVKSIDRLGRNYKEILKQWQILTKEMEVDIVVIDMPLLDTRTAKDLLGTFIADIVLQVLSFVAQNERENIKRRQEEGIKAAKLRGVEFGRPVIKPPANFQFLVKQWKQGKISADDVAKKSKMSISTFYRRLRELRISTH